A window of Nocardiopsis sp. Huas11 genomic DNA:
TTCTACACCGACCCGGGTATCAACATCGTGGGTACGCTGCGCGGCGTCGTCTTCGGCGGTACCCGCGGCGGTGGTTCGACCATCACCCAGCAGATGGCGCGCAACTACTACAGCGACCTCAGCTCCGAACAGACGATCACCCGGAAGATCCGGGAGATCTTCATCGCGATCAAGCTGGACCAGCAGCTCACCTCCGAAGAGATCCTCGAGACCTACCTCAACACGATCTACTTCGGCCGTGGCGCGTCGGGCATCGAGATGGCCGCCCAGGCCTACTTCGGCAAGAGCGTCGACGAGCTGGACGCGGCCGAGGGCGCCTTCCTCGGCGTCATCATCCAGCAGCCCAGCAACTTCGAGACGGTCCAGGAGGGCGACGGTTCCTATGCCTCCACGTACCTGTACGGAGAGCGCTGGGAGTATGTCCAGAACCACCTGGTCGAGATGCACGAGGCGGACCCGGACCACGGGCTCCCCCCTGAGCGGGCCAATGCCCTGGAGGTCCCCGAGCGGATCCCCTATGCGCCCGAGGGCGCCGAGGAGGAAGCGGTCGAGGGCGACGAGGAGACCGACACCACCAAGCTCGGCTACGTCCGCCAGGCGGTGATGAACGAGATATCGCAGCGCTACACCCAGGCGGAGATCAGCGACCAGGACATCGCCACCCAGGGCTACCAGGTGCAGACCTCGCTGGACCCCGCCCTGATGGACGCGGCGGAGGACGCCTTCGACGTGCTCCCGGCCGCCAACGGCGACGACCTGATGGAGGGCCTGACCGCGATCAGGCCGGACACCGGGGAGATCGTCGCCTTCCACGGCGGCGACGACGTGGTGACGGACCTGGACAACTCACTGCTCCACCGGACCCAGGCGGGGTCGTCCTACAAGCCCTACGTGCTGGCGACCGCGCTGGAGCAGGGCATCGGCCTGCGCACCCAGCTCGACGGCAGCTCGCCGCAGGAGTTCCCCGGACTGGCCAGCCCCGTGAACAACTCGGACATGGCCGACCACACCCCCGTCGACCTCATCGAGTCCACGGCGGACTCCGTCAACACGAGCTACGTGGACCTGGCCACACGGGTGGCGAACCTGCAGGACATCGACGACACGGCGGTCGCCATGGGCGTGGATCCGGAGCAGGTCACCACCTCGGAGCGGGGCCCGCTGATCGCGCTGGGCACCCACTCGGTGAGCACGCTGGACCAGGCGAGCGGGTACGCGACCTTCGCCAACGAGGGTCGGCACATCCCGTCGCACATGATCATCGAGCTGCGCACCGCCGACGGCAGGGTGGTGCCGCCGGACGATAAGACGCTGATCGAGTCGGGCGGCGAGCAGGCCATTCCCGCGGACGTCGCGGCCGACGCGACCTTCGCCATGCGCGCGGTGGTCGAGGGCGGCGGTGGCAGGGACGCGGCCCTCGACGACGGCCGCCCGGTCGCGGGCAAGACGGGTACCTCCAGCGGCGCGGTCTCCGCGTGGTTCGTGGGGTACACGCCACAGCTGTCCACCGCGGTGGGGTTGAGCCGCTTCTCCAACGAGGGTCTGGAGTTCGAGGGCCGGCAGAACAACGCGGTCTACGGTGGCACGACCTCGGCTCTGGTGTGGAAGGAGTTCATGGAGACCGCCACGGAGGGCATGGAGGTGCAGGACTTCCCGCCACCGGCCTACGTCGGCGAGGACAAGAACTTCGCTCCCTCGCCGAGTCCGAGCCCGACGCCTTCGGACACGCCCGAGCCGACGCCTACGGAGAGTCCCACCGACGAGCCGACGGGCGAGTGCCCGCCGGGGAACGGCAACGGGAACGACAACGGGCAGGGCAACGCCGACTGCCCCGAGACGCCCGAGGAGACGGTGGATCCGTGCGATCCGTGGACCCTCGGTTGCGAGGACGAGCCCCCCGGCCCTGGTGAAGGCGATCCCGGTGATGGTGAGACCTGTGAACCGACCCTTTGGGACGAGTGTGACGAGGAGGAGACCCCTCCAGTGGAGAACCAAGGCTCCCAGAACAGCCAGCGGACAACGCTCGGCCGTAACGAGGACTGACCCGCTCCGCTGAACCACGGGGGCCGGTGCGCGACCACGCGCGCCGGCCCCCGCGGCGTGTGCGGGGTGGGACGGGGAGGCGGGACCGTCCACAGGCAGCCGCGGTGGTCCCCGCCCGCTGGTATTCTTGGCGTTTGTATGGCTCAGAGCCCGTGCGGCGTCCCACCACCAAGGGTGGCGACAGACCGCGGGCTCCTGCCCTCCTGCCATGGAGATTCCATGGCCGCGACAGTCCAGAGGAGGAACGTACGCCTATGCGTCGTTACGAAATCATGGTCATCCTCGACCCCAACCTCGACGAGCGCACCGTCGCCCCGTCGCTGGAGAACTTCCTGGGTGTCGTCCGCAACGACGGCGGCTCGGTGGAGAAGGTCGACATCTGGGGCAAGCGTCGGCTCGCCTACGACATCGACAAGAACTCCGAGGGCATCTACGCGGTCATCGACCTGTCGGCCGAGCCGGCCACGGTCAAGGAGCTGGACCGCCAGCTCGGGATCGCCGAGGCCGTGCTCCGGACCAAGGTGCTCCGCCCCGAGGTCCACTAGAGCTCGTCTCATTCGGCGTCGCCCGCGCCGAACCCCCTGCCCCGGAGCATCCCGACCCCTGACGAACTGTCGTCACCGGAGCGGATGATCAGGGGAGCAGGCGAAACCGCCTGAACCGACTATCTCGAACCGGAGCCGATCCATGGCAGGCGAAACCCAGATCACGCTCGTCGGCAACCTCGTCGACGACCCTGAACTGCGCTTCACGCCCAGTGGAGCCGCGGTCGCCAACTTCCGTGTGGCCTCGACGCCTCGCAACTTCGACAAGGCGTCGGGGGAGTGGAAGGACGGCGAGTCCATGTTCCTCACCTGCACCGTCTGGCGGCAGTACGCGGAGAACGTGGCCGAGAGCCTGCAGCGCGGCATGCGCGTCATCGTGCAGGGCCGTCTCAAGCAGCGCTCGTACGAGACGCGTGAGGGCGAGAAGCGGACCGTCTACGAGATCGACGTCGACGAGGTCGGCCCGGCTCTGCGCAGCGCCACCGCCAAGGTGGCCAAGACGCAGCGTCCGGGCGGCGGAGGCGGTTTCGGTGGCGGCCAGCCCCAGGGCGGCGGCTACGGGAACCAGGGCGGCGGATTCGGCGGCCAGCAGGGTGGTCAGGGCGGCAGCCGCGGTGGCGCGCCGGCCGACGACCCCTGGGCGACCAACGGCGGCGGTGGCGGCGGCGGTTTCGGTGGCGGCGGCGGAGGATTCTCCGACGAGCCCCCGTTCTAGGGCATATTCCGCGGATACTCGACCTGCTGCACGGCGTCCCAGTGGCACTCTCGCTGCGTTCTCATCAGTCAACAGCCGAACCAGGATGCTTCCTTCTTCGGCCTTGCGAGAGCACCACTGGATACGCCGCTCGCGACGGTCGGCACCCACGGAACACGCCCTAGCGGTCCCACCCCGCGTTTGACCCGACTCGGCGCTCGACGGGCGCTGAGTCACTGTCCACATGTCACCGACCATCCCCGGGAGAACCCCGGGGCTCTTGCGAAGGAGCACCACGATGGCGAAGCCGGCAGCGCGCAAGCCCAAGAAGAAGGTTTGCCTCTTCTGCCAGGAGAAGCAGTCCTACATCGACTACAAGGACACCACGCTTCTCCGCAAGTTCATCTCCGAGCGCGGCAAGATCCGCGCCCGCCGCGTGACGGGAAACTGCACGCAGCACCAGCGCGACGTCGCCACGGCGATCAAGAACGCGCGTGAGGTGGCCCTGCTGCCCTACACCAGCACCACTCGATAACGGCGATATCCGAGGGAGGTTTTTGTCGTGAAGCTGATTTTGACCCACGAGGTCAACGGTCTCGGAGCCCCCGGCGATGTCGTCGAGGTGAAGAACGGTTACGGTCGCAACTACCTGCTGCCCCGCGGGTTCGCCATTCGGTGGACGCGCGGCGGACAGAAGCAGATCGACCTGATCCAGCGCGCGCGTTCGGCGCGTGACATCCGCAGCCTGGACGAGGCCAAGCAGGTCGCCGGCCAGGTCGGAGCGCTCAACGTGCGCCTCAAGCAGCGCGCGGGTGAGGGCGGTCGTCTGTTCGGTTCGGTCACGCCCGCGGACATCGCCGAGGCCGTCAAGGCCGTCGGCGGTCCCGAGTTGGACAAGCGCCGGATCGAGATCAAGAACCCGATCAAGTCCGTCGGTGACTACAAGGTCCAGGTCCGCCTGCACCCCGAGGTCTCCGCGACGATCAAGCTGGACGTCGTCGGTTCCTGACCAGGATCCGACTCGTCGGGAGCCCCGTCTCTGTACAGAGGCGGGGCTCCTCGCTTTGCCGCCGGTGCCCCGTGGGCCACCACGCGAGGGGTGAGGGCTTCCCCTTCGACGGAGAGCCTCCGGCTCCGGCCCACCACAGATTCCGGAATTCTGACACGCCAGAGGGACGAAAGCGGTCCTTTGGTTACTCTTTGTAACCTATTGTTTTCTCTGAGTAGCATCCTTGTCGTGGTGCCCAGACTCGGGAGGAAGACACCGCCATGGCCGCAGAGAATCATTCGCAACCGGCTCGTCCCCTGGACCGCAGGACCATGCTGCGCGCATCCGCGCTCGTCTCCGGGGGCGTGATCCTCGGAGGACTGGCAGGGCTGAGCGCCGCCGGGCCCGTGGCCGCCGCGGGGATACCGAAGGTCTACACACGGTCGGACTGGAAGGCCAGATCACCCAGGCAACGCGTGGAGGTCCTGAGCCAGGGCCCGACGCACATCGTCGTCCACCACACCGCGACGGGGAACGTGTCCGACACGTCCAAGTCGCACGCCGCCGCGCTGTCCAGGGCCATCCAACGGCACCACATGGACAACAACGGCTGGAACGACACCGGGCAGCAGCTCACCATCAGCCGCGGCGGATACATCATGGAGGGTCGCGACCAGACCCTCCGTGCCATCGGGGACGGCGGCCACGTGATCGGCGCGCACGTGGCCAACCACAACTCGCACACCATCGGGATCGAGAACGAGGGCACGTACACCTCCGTGACCCCGCCGCAGGCGCTGATGTCCTCCCTCGTGGAGACCTGCGCCTGGCTGTGCCTGGTCTACCGGCTGGACCCCGAGGACGCGATCGTCGGGCACCGGGACTACAACTCGACCAACTGCCCCGGCGACAAGCTGTACTCGATGCTGCCGAAGCTGCGCCGTGACGTGCAGAGCTCCCTGCGCGAACAGCTGAGCCACCTGAGCAAGGTCGCGGGCACCGAACTCACCCTGGAGGAGCTGCCCGGCTATCCGCCGGTGCCGTCGTCGGAGCGGATGGAGACGTTCTTCCACGGCCCCGCCATCGGTGACCGGGACGTGTCCCTGTAGCGGCCGTACGGCACGGGGCCGCCGCTGCTCCGGCGGCCCCCTCGTGCCCAGGGGCGCCTCTCCCCGGCCCGGTCAGGGCCGCCGGGCACCGGTGACCAGCCAGGCGGCGCCCCGGGCGCGTGCGCCCAGGGTGAGGGCGCGCGCCAGGATCCAGACCGCGAACGCGATCCACAGGCCGACCAGCCCCCACAGGGTGCTCCCGGTGAGCACGGGCACCAGCAGCGCGCACGGCAGGAAGGCCAGCATCGTCCACAGGGACGCCCATGCGAGGTAGCGCTGGTCGCCGGCGCCCATCAGGACCCCGTCCAGGACCATGGTGACGCCGCTCAGGGGCTGCAGTAGCGCGACCACGATCAGCGTGGCCATGATGAGGACCCGCACCTGCGGATCGTCGGTGAACGGGATCGACGCCCACGGCAGCACCAGGACCACCAGCACGGCGAACACCAGCCCCGACAACACGCCCCACTCCACCATCCGGCGGGTGGCGTCGCGCGTGCCCTGGACGTCGCCCGCGCCCAGGTAGCGGCCGATGATCGACTGCCCCGCGATGGCGATCGCGTCCATGGCGAAGACCAGCAGCGCCCAGATGTTGTACGAGACCTGGTGCGCGGCGATGGCCTCGTCGCCCAGGCGTGCCGCGATCGCCGTGGTCACCAGCGCCACGACGCGCATCGAGACACTGCGCAGGAACAGCGCGAAGCCCGCCGAGGCGGAGGCGCGCAGCCCGGCCGCGCTCGGCAGGAGCGAGACCCGCTCACGGCGGGCGGTGCGGCCGATCGTCGCCACGTACCAGAACGCCCCCGCGCCCTGGGCGATGACGGTCGCCCATGCGGATCCGGCGATGCCCCAGTCCAGGACCAGGACGAACACCGCGCACAGCGCGGCGTTGCCGGCGTAGGTGGCGACCGCGACCACGAGCGGGGTGCGGGCGTCCTGGAGTCCGCGCAGTACACCGGTGCCCGCCATGACGATGAGCAGGAACGGCGTGCTCAGCAGGCTGACGCGCAGATAGGTCACCGCGTGGGGCGCCACTTCGGGCGAGGCGCCCAGGAGGTCGACGAGCGCGGGGCCCAGCGGCCAGCCGGCGGCGATGGCCGCCAGACCGAGCAGGACCGCCAGCCAGAGGCCGTCCACGCCGTCGCGCACTCCGCCGGCGATGTCACCGGCGCCGAAGCGGCGCGCGACCGCGGCCGTGGTGCCGTAGGCGAGGAAGACGCACACCGCCACGAAGGTCAGCAGGACCTGGCCGGCCACGCCCAGACCGGCCAGCGCCCGCGTCCCGAGCGTCCCGACGATGGCCGCGTCGGTCAGCAGGAACAGGGGTTCGCTGACGAGGGCGAAGAACGTGGGGATCGCCAGGGCGAGGATCTCGCGGTCGTGGCGGTGCCGGAAGGGCGCGGCGGACATGAGTCTGGGCATGACCCGGCCACAGTACCGGACAGGCGTTCGACGTCGGATGTGGAGTTGTCCACACCCCCGCCAAAGCCTGTGGATAACCTGTGGAAACTCCCTCTGTGAGGCATCTTGCACGTACTGTTCGTGAAGGGTGTTTTCCCAGGTCAAGGGCTATATCTAGGGAGGCGCGGAAAGTTATCCACAGGTGATGTGCACAACCAGTTCCCGCAGGTGCCCCGCAGGGCCCCGCACATGGTGGTAAAGGGGTGTCCCCAGACCCTGTCGGCGGACTCCGCGGGGCCCGCCATGGGGCATCCTGGAGAGGGCGGTCCGTTCCCGGGCCGCGGCAGGGCCTGCGTGGGGAGAGTTCGTGAGCGTCGCCGAGGAACCACCTGAAGAACGCGGATACGAGCGCACCCCTCCCCACGACATCCAGGCCGAACAGAGCGTCCTGGGCGGCATGCTGCTGTCCAAGGACGCCATCACGCAGGTCGTCGAGATCATCCGCTCCGCCGACTTCTACCGTCCGGCGCACCAGATCATCTACGACAGCGTCGTCGACCTGTTCTCCCGCGGCGAGCCCGTCGACGCCATCTCCGTCAACGCCGAGCTGACCAAGCGCGGCGAGGCCGCCCGGGTCGGCGGGGCGCCTTATCTGCACACGCTCACCGAGGCCATCCCCACCGCGGCCAACGCGGGCTACTACGCCAAGATCGTCTCCGACCGCGCGGTCCTGCGCCGGCTGGTCGAGGTCGGCACCCGCATCGCGCAGATCGGCTACGCGGGCGACGGCGAGGTGGACGACCTCGTCGACCACGCCCAGGCGGAGATCTACAAGGTCGCGGAGAAGCGCACCGGCGAGGACTACGTCGTCCTCGGCGACATCATGCCCGGCGCCCTCGACGAGATCGAGGCGATCGGCGCCCACGACGGCACGCTCACCGGTGTACCCACCGGCTTCGCCGACTTCGACGCCCTCACCAACGGCCTCCACCCCGGACAGATGGTCATCATCGCCGCCCGACCGGCCGTTGGTAAGGCACTGGGTCTCGACACCCGGCTACCGACCCCCGAGGGATGGACGACCATGGGGGAGGTCAAGGTGGGGGAGGAACTCATCGCCGCCGACGGACGGCCCACCAGAGTGGTGGCCGCGACCGAGGTGATGACCGGGCGTCCCTGCTACGAGGTCGTCTTCGACGACGGCACGAAGGTCGTCGCGGACGCCGAGCACCAGTGGCTGACCGATACGCGCGCCTCGCGGCGGGCCGCGAAGGAGGCCGAGGCGTCCGACGCCCCGCCACATGTGCTGCCCGGGGTGCGTACCACCCGGGAACTCGCCCGAACCCTGCGTCTTGAGACGGCCGACCGGCGCCTGAGCCACTCGGTGGCCAACGCCTCTCCCCTGGAGCTTCCTGACAGGGAGCTTCCCCTGCCGCCGTACTTTCTCGGAGTGTGGCTGGGCGACGGGTCATCGTCCATTGCCCGGATCACGACCAAGGATCCGGAGGTGGTGCTCAACATCGAGACCGAGGGACTGGTCACCAAGCCCGTCGGATCGACAGAGCTGACCTACGGCGTCTTCTTCCCCAAGGAGAGCCCGGCGCCCGTCAGTCGTGAGTGCATCGATGACCACGGCAGCGTACAGGCGTCGTTGCGCACCCTCGGTGTTCTGGACGACAAGCACATCCCTATGGAATACCTGCGTGCGTCAGAGGCGCAGCGGCGTGCATTGCTGGCGGGGCTCCTGGACACGGTCGGGACGGTGAACGCCAGCGGATCGGTGCAGTTCGCGGTCACGAACGAGCGCCTGGCGTTCGATGTTCGGGAACTCCTGCACAGCCTCGGCCATCGAACGGGCATGTCCACCAAGCGGGTCGAGGGCCGCACGGAGACATCCTCCGTCTGCTTCACGATCACGTTCGGATCCACTCGCGAGGTGTTCGGGATCGAGCGCAAACGGCTGGCACATCGCGAGCGGAGCGAGGGACGGGCCTATCAGCGGGTCGGGTCACGGTTCGTCACCGAGGTGCGCCCGATCCCGAGTGTTCCGGTGCGATGTGTTCAGGTGGACCATCCAGATCATCTTTATCTGGCCACCGAAGCGATGGTGCCGACGCACAACTCGACGCTGGCCTTGGATTTCGCGCGGGCGGCGTCGATCAAGAACGAGATGACCTCGGTCTTCTTCAGCCTGGAGATGGGGCGCAACGAGATCGTCATGCGCCTGCTCTCGGCCGAGGCGCGGGTGCCGCTGCACACCATGCGCTCGGGTCTGATGACCGACGAGGACTGGGCCCGCCTGGCCAGACGGATGGGCGAGGTCGCCAGCGCGCCGCTGTTCATCGACGACTCACCGAACATGTCGATGATGGAGATCCGCGCCAAGTGCCGCCGCCTCAAGCAGCAGCACGACCTCAAGCTCGTCATCGTCGACTACCTCCAGCTGATGAGCTCGCCCGGCCGGGTGGAGAGCCGCCAGCAGGAGGTCTCGGAGATGTCGCGTTCGCTCAAGCTCCTGGCCAAGGAGTTGGAGGTGCCGGTCGTGGCGTTGTCCCAGCTCAACCGTGGCCCCGAGCAGCGTACGGACAAGCGCCCGCAGGTGTCCGACCTTCGTGAGTCGGGCTGCCTGCCTGCCGATACGCGGATTCTGAGGGCCGACACGGGGGCCCCGGTGACCATCGGCGAGCTCTACCGCTCGGGGGCACGGGACATCCAGGTGTGGTCCCTGGACGAACGGCTACGACTCGTTCCCAAGACGATGACCCATGTTTTCTCCAGCGGGATGAAGAACGTCTTCCGCCTGAGGCTGACCTCCGGCCGAGAGGTGACCGCCTCCGGGAACCATCCGTTCCTCACGCTCGACGGCTGGCAGCCCCTGGAGAAGCTCGCCGTCGGGGGCCGGATATCGGTGCCTCGACACGTTCCGGCCCCGACCACTGTCACCCGATGGCCTGACGCCGAGGTGGTCCTGCTCGCGCACATGATCGGCGACGGGTCCTTCGTTCGACGTCAGCCGATCCGCTACGCCAGTGTCGACGAGGCGAACCTGTCGGCGGTGACCGAGGCTGCCCGGCATTTCGGGATCACGGCGGTGAGAGACGACTACGAGGCCGCTCGTGTGACCACACTTCGGCTGCCGGCGCCCTTCCACCTGACGCACGGCAAGCGCAACCCCGTCGCGGCATGGTTGGACGGACTGGGCCTCTTCGGACTGCGCAGTCACGAGAAGTTCGTCCCCGAGGGGGTCTTCGGCCTCGACGATGACCAGATCGCCTTGTTCCTGCGTCATCTGTGGGCAACCGATGGTTGCGCGTGGTGGGACGCCAAGAACGGTGATGCCCGGATCTACTACTCCTCGACGAGTCGACGTCTGGTGGAGGGTGTGTCCCTGCTCCTCGGCCGCCTCGGGATCATGGGCCGGATCGAAGAGGTGCGCAAGGGACAGCACAGGGTCTGCTATCACCTGCACGTCAACGGGGTCGAGAACCAGACGGCTTTCGCGAAGCTGGTCGGATGCCACGGAGCCAGGGGTGAGAGCCTTGCCCTTTGCCTGTCCGAACTGACCGCTCGGCAGGCCAACACCAACGTGGACACCGTGCCCAAGCAGATCTGGGACCGGGTCCGCACGACGATCACGGACCAGCGGATGACGCAGAGGGAGTTCGCCGCGGCCATGGGGACGGCGTTCTGCGGCAGTGCCCAGTGGAAGACCGCTCCCAGCCGCACCCGGATTGCTCGCGTGGCCGACGTGCTCGATGACGCCGACCTGGAACTGCTCGCCACCAACGACGTCTTCTGGGACGAGATCGCCGCTATCGAACCCTTGGGCGAACAGGAGGTCTTCGACGCCACGGTCCTGGAGACCCACAACTTCGTTGCTGACGGGGTCAATGTGCACAACTCGATCGAACAGGATGCCGACATGGTCATCCTGCTCTACCGCGAGGACGTGCACGACAAGGAGTCGCCGCGGGCGGGCGAGGCCGACATCATCGTGGCCAAGCACCGTAACGGCCCCACCGCGGACGTCACGGTGGCCTTCCAGGGCCACTACAGCCGCTTTGTCGACATGGCGCCCGGCTAGACGGTGGGACACGCGCGCACCGGTCAGGAATCGAGAAGCTCCGGCCGGGCGCGCGGTCTAGTCTCAGGGGCATGGACCTCAGCATTCACACGACCTTCCTGCCGCACGAGGACCCGGAGGCCTCCGTCGCCTTCTACCGGGACGTCCTCGGCTTCGAGGTGCGCAGCGACGTGGGCCAGGGCCGGATGCGCTGGATCACGGTCGGACCCGTCGACCAGCCGGGCACGTCGATCCTCCTGGCGCCGCCGGCCGCCGACCCCGGTGTCACCGACGACGAGCGCCGCACCATCTCCGAGATGATGGCCAAGGGCACCTACGGCTGGATCCTGCTGGCGACCCGGAACCTCGACGAGACCTTCGACAGGGTGCAGACCGGCGACACCGAGGTCGTCCAGGAGCCGACCGAGCAGCCCTACGGCGTCCGCGACTGCGCCTTCCGCGACCCCGCGGGCAACCTCGTCCGGATCCAGGAAGTGCGCTGAACCCTCCCCGGCCCCCTCGGCGCGTCCCGGTGCTCGTGGACGGCGCAGACAGGAGTTCCCCATGTGCCACCCCTCCTGGGACCGCGCCCGTGCGGACGCCCACCGCCTGAGTGATCCGGCCCGGTTGCGGCGTGTGCGCGACCAAATCGATCGGGAGAACGCGCCGCCGTTGGACGTGCTCACCCGACCGGTCAGGTCCCACGCGGCGCCGGTCACCGTGGCGCGACCCGCCTGAGGGCCCGTGGCCGCACGCCACCGATGACGACCGACGGAGCCGGTCCCGCCGCGGGCCACGGGAGGACGTATGAGCACCGCACCACCGCGCGGCCGTGAGGAGCGCCTGCGCGACACCCGGGCGAGGCTGGAGGGCGACGCCGACCTCTGGCTCGCGTCCTCGGGCGCCACGGACGGGCCCCATCTGGTCCCGCTCTCCTACCTCTGGGACGGGACCGCGTTCCTGGTCTCGACGCCGCGTACCTCGGTCACCGCGCGCAACCTGCTGGCGGACGGCCGGGTCCGGCTCTCCCTCGGGTCCACGCGCGACGTGGTCATGGTCGACGGGACCGCCGAACCGGTGGGCCCGGACGACCTCGGGCCGGAGCGGGGCGAGGCGTTCGCACGGCGGACGGGGTTCGACCCGCGCGAACTCGGCCGGCCCTACCAGTACTTCCTGATCCGGCCGCGGCGCGTGCAGGCCTGGCGGGAGGAGAACGAGCTGCGGGGACGCGAACTCATGCGCGAGGGCCGCTGGCTCGGCTGACCACCGTGGCCACCGTGACCGCGGGGGCCCTCCGGGGCCCTCCGCCGTACGGCACGCCTCCGCGGGGGTCCGGCGGCCTCAGCCGAGCCGGACGAGCATCTTGCCGGTGTTGGCCCCGCTCAGCACGCCGAGGAAGGCCTCGGGTGCCCGGTCCAGGCCCTCGTAGACGGTCTCCCGCGTGCGCAGCGACCCGTCCTGGATCCACGGGATCGCGGTCCCGAGGAACGCGGGGAAGCGGTCCAGGTAGTGGCCGACGATCATGCCGCGCAGGGTCAGCTCCTTGGTCGCGGCCTGGTACAGGTCGGGTCCGGGGGCGGGCTCGGTCGCGTTGTAGGCGCTGATCGCGCCGACCAGCGCCACCCGTCCGCGGGGGCGCATGGCGCCCAGGGCGGCGGTCAGGTGGTCCCCGCCCACGCTGTCGAGGTAGACGTCGATCCCCTCCGGCGCGGCCTTGGCCAGGTGGCCCGC
This region includes:
- the rpsR gene encoding 30S ribosomal protein S18, which gives rise to MAKPAARKPKKKVCLFCQEKQSYIDYKDTTLLRKFISERGKIRARRVTGNCTQHQRDVATAIKNAREVALLPYTSTTR
- a CDS encoding peptidoglycan recognition family protein, whose protein sequence is MLRASALVSGGVILGGLAGLSAAGPVAAAGIPKVYTRSDWKARSPRQRVEVLSQGPTHIVVHHTATGNVSDTSKSHAAALSRAIQRHHMDNNGWNDTGQQLTISRGGYIMEGRDQTLRAIGDGGHVIGAHVANHNSHTIGIENEGTYTSVTPPQALMSSLVETCAWLCLVYRLDPEDAIVGHRDYNSTNCPGDKLYSMLPKLRRDVQSSLREQLSHLSKVAGTELTLEELPGYPPVPSSERMETFFHGPAIGDRDVSL
- a CDS encoding MATE family efflux transporter; protein product: MPRLMSAAPFRHRHDREILALAIPTFFALVSEPLFLLTDAAIVGTLGTRALAGLGVAGQVLLTFVAVCVFLAYGTTAAVARRFGAGDIAGGVRDGVDGLWLAVLLGLAAIAAGWPLGPALVDLLGASPEVAPHAVTYLRVSLLSTPFLLIVMAGTGVLRGLQDARTPLVVAVATYAGNAALCAVFVLVLDWGIAGSAWATVIAQGAGAFWYVATIGRTARRERVSLLPSAAGLRASASAGFALFLRSVSMRVVALVTTAIAARLGDEAIAAHQVSYNIWALLVFAMDAIAIAGQSIIGRYLGAGDVQGTRDATRRMVEWGVLSGLVFAVLVVLVLPWASIPFTDDPQVRVLIMATLIVVALLQPLSGVTMVLDGVLMGAGDQRYLAWASLWTMLAFLPCALLVPVLTGSTLWGLVGLWIAFAVWILARALTLGARARGAAWLVTGARRP
- a CDS encoding transglycosylase domain-containing protein, yielding MSTERRRSADGGRRRAEGPGDGPRGQGGRRRADGPPSGGRRRAESDDGFWGDSPEPPQRRRSPSGDASPEGRGGRRRAEGERPRRPEGGQRRRQPEDGDRPRRRRPDAAGGAAAGAAMEGGRQRRRPEGEPGRRPEGGQRRRPDGDPRAAGGRRRADGPRDPRDREHAARSEGRRGPARGGRGSGGRGGGGGGRRRSRQEEPDDRPWIKRFLSKAWKPALVVCGLMIIGGVAAFAILYAMAPNEKELDAAAEQDFSATQIRWAPEEEGGEGEVALTTGEVQRIKVQYDDIPPEVIEGVLAAEQPTFYTDPGINIVGTLRGVVFGGTRGGGSTITQQMARNYYSDLSSEQTITRKIREIFIAIKLDQQLTSEEILETYLNTIYFGRGASGIEMAAQAYFGKSVDELDAAEGAFLGVIIQQPSNFETVQEGDGSYASTYLYGERWEYVQNHLVEMHEADPDHGLPPERANALEVPERIPYAPEGAEEEAVEGDEETDTTKLGYVRQAVMNEISQRYTQAEISDQDIATQGYQVQTSLDPALMDAAEDAFDVLPAANGDDLMEGLTAIRPDTGEIVAFHGGDDVVTDLDNSLLHRTQAGSSYKPYVLATALEQGIGLRTQLDGSSPQEFPGLASPVNNSDMADHTPVDLIESTADSVNTSYVDLATRVANLQDIDDTAVAMGVDPEQVTTSERGPLIALGTHSVSTLDQASGYATFANEGRHIPSHMIIELRTADGRVVPPDDKTLIESGGEQAIPADVAADATFAMRAVVEGGGGRDAALDDGRPVAGKTGTSSGAVSAWFVGYTPQLSTAVGLSRFSNEGLEFEGRQNNAVYGGTTSALVWKEFMETATEGMEVQDFPPPAYVGEDKNFAPSPSPSPTPSDTPEPTPTESPTDEPTGECPPGNGNGNDNGQGNADCPETPEETVDPCDPWTLGCEDEPPGPGEGDPGDGETCEPTLWDECDEEETPPVENQGSQNSQRTTLGRNED
- a CDS encoding single-stranded DNA-binding protein; translation: MAGETQITLVGNLVDDPELRFTPSGAAVANFRVASTPRNFDKASGEWKDGESMFLTCTVWRQYAENVAESLQRGMRVIVQGRLKQRSYETREGEKRTVYEIDVDEVGPALRSATAKVAKTQRPGGGGGFGGGQPQGGGYGNQGGGFGGQQGGQGGSRGGAPADDPWATNGGGGGGGFGGGGGGFSDEPPF
- the rplI gene encoding 50S ribosomal protein L9, translated to MKLILTHEVNGLGAPGDVVEVKNGYGRNYLLPRGFAIRWTRGGQKQIDLIQRARSARDIRSLDEAKQVAGQVGALNVRLKQRAGEGGRLFGSVTPADIAEAVKAVGGPELDKRRIEIKNPIKSVGDYKVQVRLHPEVSATIKLDVVGS
- the rpsF gene encoding 30S ribosomal protein S6, with amino-acid sequence MRRYEIMVILDPNLDERTVAPSLENFLGVVRNDGGSVEKVDIWGKRRLAYDIDKNSEGIYAVIDLSAEPATVKELDRQLGIAEAVLRTKVLRPEVH